In one Sphingobium indicum B90A genomic region, the following are encoded:
- a CDS encoding HlyD family efflux transporter periplasmic adaptor subunit, whose amino-acid sequence MEIVPLEDKLLIEARISRRDIAFIRPRLPATVKITAYDPSIYGTVDRISPDTLQDEVNRDQVFYRVYVPHPAFQPADQGRQGPRHHAGHGRDGRNPHRPQVRVRLPDEADQQGQGSDAREIGGRALRKGEGACPFPPSAVRHQTEILLSSYCL is encoded by the coding sequence ATGGAGATCGTGCCGCTGGAGGACAAGCTGCTGATCGAAGCGCGCATCAGCCGGCGCGACATTGCCTTCATTCGTCCGCGGCTGCCCGCGACGGTCAAGATCACCGCCTATGATCCGTCCATCTACGGCACGGTCGACCGAATCTCGCCCGACACCTTGCAGGATGAGGTGAACCGCGACCAGGTCTTCTACCGCGTCTATGTCCCGCACCCGGCATTCCAGCCCGCGGACCAGGGACGGCAGGGACCACGCCATCATGCCGGGCATGGTCGCGATGGTCGAAATCCGCACCGGCCGCAAGTCCGTGTTCGATTACCTGATGAAGCCGATCAACAAGGCCAAGGAAGCGATGCGCGAGAGATAGGTGGAAGGGCATTGCGAAAAGGCGAGGGGGCATGCCCATTCCCGCCATCAGCGGTCCGTCATCAAACTGAAATATTATTGTCATCTTATTGTCTCTGA
- a CDS encoding dipeptidase — MLKRMMAGAALVALLPFGVQAQEVPKKVYQLHQRLLTLDSHLDTPASLDLPGWSIEDEHGVHSDYTQVDLPRMKKGGLDGGFWAIYTPQGPLTEEGFRKARDFAILRGVSIRQMVAADPANFTLALEAKDAAPIAAAGKRVVFMSIENAYPLGEDVSLLKTFYDMGVRVVGFAHFAHNQFADSSTDPSKKPRFGGLSPLGKDLLKEMNRLGIVPDASHSSDQVLDDLLALSTTPVLLTHSGCKAVYDHPRNIDDAHLKALAAKGGVIQMNAFGAYLRASKPNPARQEALKALFGQLREDAKLTPEKRAELLAKRQEIDRLYPETDRATFDDFMAHMLHALKVAGPDHVGIGLDWDGGGGVVGLEDVLDLPKITAALLKAGYSEADVQKIWSGNVLRVLAAAEAAKGS, encoded by the coding sequence ATGCTGAAAAGGATGATGGCGGGGGCGGCGCTGGTGGCGCTGCTCCCGTTCGGGGTGCAGGCGCAGGAGGTGCCGAAGAAAGTTTATCAACTCCACCAGCGGCTGCTGACGCTCGACAGCCATCTCGACACGCCCGCCTCGCTCGACCTGCCCGGCTGGTCGATCGAGGACGAGCATGGGGTTCATAGCGACTATACCCAGGTCGACCTGCCGCGCATGAAGAAGGGCGGCCTGGACGGCGGTTTCTGGGCGATCTACACGCCGCAGGGGCCGTTGACGGAGGAGGGATTCCGCAAGGCGCGGGACTTCGCGATCCTGCGCGGCGTGTCGATCCGCCAGATGGTGGCGGCGGACCCGGCGAATTTCACGCTGGCGCTGGAGGCGAAGGACGCCGCACCCATCGCGGCGGCGGGCAAGCGGGTCGTCTTCATGTCGATCGAGAACGCCTATCCGCTGGGCGAGGACGTGTCGCTGCTCAAGACCTTCTACGACATGGGCGTGCGGGTCGTCGGTTTCGCGCATTTCGCGCATAATCAGTTTGCCGACAGCTCCACCGACCCGTCGAAGAAACCGCGCTTCGGCGGCCTTTCCCCGTTGGGGAAGGATCTGCTGAAGGAGATGAACCGGCTGGGCATCGTGCCGGACGCGTCGCACAGCAGCGATCAGGTGCTGGACGACCTGCTGGCGCTGTCCACCACGCCGGTCCTGCTGACCCATTCGGGCTGCAAGGCGGTCTATGACCATCCGCGCAATATCGACGACGCGCATCTGAAGGCGCTGGCGGCCAAGGGCGGGGTGATCCAGATGAACGCCTTCGGCGCCTATCTGCGCGCATCCAAGCCCAATCCGGCGCGGCAGGAGGCGCTGAAGGCGCTGTTCGGCCAATTGCGCGAGGATGCGAAACTGACGCCGGAGAAGCGGGCCGAACTGCTGGCGAAGCGGCAGGAGATCGACCGGCTCTATCCCGAAACGGACCGGGCGACCTTCGACGATTTCATGGCGCACATGCTCCACGCGCTGAAGGTGGCTGGGCCGGATCATGTCGGCATCGGCCTGGACTGGGACGGGGGCGGCGGTGTCGTCGGCCTGGAGGATGTGCTCGACCTGCCCAAGATCACCGCCGCCCTGCTGAAGGCGGGCTATAGCGAGGCGGATGTCCAGAAGATCTGGTCGGGCAATGTCCTGAGGGTGCTCGCCGCGGCCGAGGCGGCGAAGGGATCATAG
- a CDS encoding TonB-dependent receptor — MQKFLSVRRAALLLSCCAATLSSHAWAQEPDAEDAGTITVTGRRISQSAEAIGEDKVSNVVAVTREALLSAPSGISGLKMLEQLPGFNVQTDGALGLYEFGNSVQTRAFNLDQIGFVVDGIPTGRSDAFGGSPVFRYVDNENLGVVEAAIGAGDVGLPSYSTLGPVVQYNSIAPQDEMGLFVSQSFGDFDMKRTFIRASTGRVGPFKAYVSRTKLDSDLWRGPGSVDREHWEGQIHADLGGDSWARFKFVSNDFFDYDSPTITRGQYNCVTRNALGQCGRDYAYIENVPNTTTGFAPTAPGIYYSNSAYTAVYNLAINVRKDKLYGATFHAGIDDGVWAESTLYYEDKDGYGVSPDAYGSTTRGATPGSYLRYLYQSEAGLPVVAPKGVQYGLSGVGGDRYGITGKLHWEIGSNALEAGVWAETDKYHRTQARYNTVDGAPDSAPNLNELVYLRRDYRSKRDILQVFVKDTLKLMDERLILDLGFKGLTMDYVQRGYRDFDDYYRTRTIGGVLRGIPGWGPQANTAHYTDMFLPMAGLLYKFDGRTQVFASYAENMALPKGMDDIYSVTRPGTSALVPQPAPERSKNMELGIRTNQGQLYASLAAFYTKFENRIQSITSFVPGGGASTETFFQNVGRVRSYGVEFAGTYKPSFLDGLAYGNLNVTYNNAKFKDNIIGSTVIPLAGKFLPDSAKWIVSGGVTVEPASWLVANFSGKYTSKRWSTFVNTPGSSVPGYTVFSAYVDIGDGLSFGPVKGIKARLNVDNIFDKDTLSYISAQPSGDGFFRPLSPRTFQFTISGEI; from the coding sequence ATGCAGAAGTTCTTGTCCGTTCGTCGCGCTGCATTGCTGCTGTCGTGCTGCGCTGCCACGCTGTCGTCCCACGCCTGGGCGCAGGAGCCGGATGCGGAAGACGCAGGAACGATAACCGTCACCGGCCGCCGCATCTCCCAATCGGCGGAGGCCATCGGCGAGGACAAGGTGAGCAATGTCGTGGCGGTCACGCGCGAAGCCCTGCTTTCCGCTCCATCGGGCATTTCGGGCCTGAAGATGCTGGAGCAACTGCCCGGCTTCAACGTGCAGACCGACGGCGCGCTCGGCCTCTATGAATTCGGCAACAGCGTCCAGACACGCGCCTTCAACCTCGACCAGATTGGCTTCGTGGTCGACGGCATTCCCACGGGCCGCAGCGACGCCTTCGGCGGCAGCCCGGTGTTCCGCTATGTCGACAACGAAAATCTCGGCGTGGTGGAAGCCGCCATCGGCGCGGGTGATGTGGGCCTGCCCAGCTATTCGACGCTCGGCCCGGTAGTGCAATATAACAGCATCGCGCCGCAGGACGAGATGGGCCTGTTCGTGTCGCAGAGCTTTGGCGATTTCGACATGAAGCGCACCTTCATTCGCGCGAGCACCGGGCGGGTGGGACCGTTCAAGGCCTATGTCAGTCGCACCAAGCTGGACAGTGATCTGTGGCGCGGCCCCGGATCGGTCGATCGCGAGCATTGGGAAGGGCAGATTCACGCCGATCTGGGCGGGGATAGCTGGGCGCGCTTCAAATTCGTGTCGAACGACTTCTTCGACTATGATTCGCCGACCATTACGCGGGGGCAATATAATTGCGTAACGCGCAATGCCTTGGGCCAGTGCGGCCGCGACTATGCCTATATCGAAAATGTGCCGAATACGACGACGGGTTTCGCGCCGACCGCGCCGGGCATCTATTATTCGAACAGCGCCTATACCGCCGTCTACAATCTTGCCATCAACGTGCGTAAGGACAAGCTGTACGGAGCGACCTTCCACGCTGGCATCGATGACGGGGTCTGGGCGGAATCGACCCTCTATTATGAGGACAAGGACGGTTACGGCGTGTCGCCCGACGCCTATGGCAGCACGACGCGGGGCGCGACCCCGGGCAGCTATCTGCGCTATCTTTATCAGTCGGAGGCTGGCCTTCCGGTCGTAGCGCCCAAGGGCGTGCAATATGGCTTGTCCGGCGTTGGCGGGGATCGTTACGGCATCACCGGCAAGCTGCATTGGGAAATCGGCAGCAACGCTCTGGAAGCGGGAGTCTGGGCCGAAACCGACAAATATCACCGCACCCAGGCGCGCTACAACACGGTCGATGGCGCGCCCGACAGCGCGCCCAACCTGAACGAACTGGTCTATCTGCGCCGCGACTATCGGTCCAAGCGCGACATATTGCAGGTGTTCGTGAAGGATACGCTGAAACTCATGGACGAGCGGCTGATCCTCGACCTCGGTTTCAAAGGGTTGACGATGGACTATGTCCAGCGCGGCTATCGCGACTTTGACGATTATTACCGCACCCGGACGATCGGCGGCGTCCTCAGGGGCATTCCCGGGTGGGGTCCGCAGGCCAACACCGCGCATTACACGGATATGTTCCTGCCCATGGCGGGCCTGCTCTACAAATTTGACGGACGGACGCAGGTCTTCGCTTCCTATGCGGAGAATATGGCCCTGCCCAAGGGCATGGACGACATCTATTCGGTGACGCGCCCCGGCACGTCCGCGCTGGTGCCGCAGCCTGCGCCCGAACGGTCGAAGAATATGGAACTGGGCATCCGCACCAACCAGGGGCAGCTCTATGCGTCGTTGGCGGCCTTCTACACGAAGTTCGAAAACCGCATCCAGTCGATCACCAGCTTCGTGCCCGGCGGCGGCGCGTCTACGGAAACCTTCTTCCAGAATGTCGGCCGGGTGCGTTCCTATGGCGTGGAATTTGCCGGCACCTACAAGCCGTCCTTCCTGGACGGCCTCGCTTACGGTAACCTGAACGTCACCTACAACAATGCCAAGTTCAAGGACAACATCATCGGCTCGACCGTCATCCCCCTCGCGGGCAAGTTCCTGCCGGACAGCGCCAAGTGGATCGTCAGCGGCGGCGTGACGGTGGAACCGGCAAGCTGGCTGGTCGCCAACTTCTCCGGCAAATATACCAGCAAGCGCTGGTCGACCTTCGTCAATACGCCGGGGTCGAGCGTGCCGGGCTACACTGTCTTCAGCGCCTATGTCGACATTGGGGACGGCCTCAGCTTCGGGCCGGTCAAGGGAATCAAGGCGCGGCTCAACGTCGACAATATCTTCGACAAGGACACGCTTTCCTACATATCTGCCCAGCCATCGGGCGACGGTTTCTTCCGGCCGCTTTCTCCCCGCACGTTCCAGTTCACCATTTCGGGCGAGATTTGA
- a CDS encoding porin: MGARTFETGLLIAGVLALTPQAASAQSNAELQRQIDELKAQVQALTSALAASKSAPAAAEPVAAAPAPAAAPAASLAAAPDQPPAATPASDPAPRSKAWYERLSLRGYTQMRYNAFLSGDDSAPAGVSRLRSVHDSSISDRGGFSLRRARLVLQGDVSDRVSLYLQSDFATAVNNQAGSERREGFAQLRDAYADVFLDKGKDFRLRFGQSKVPFGWENMQSSSNRLTLDRSDAINSAVPGERDLGIVGYYTPPSVQKIWDRLAHDGQKLFGNYGAFGIGAFNGQGTNRTEQNRGLMKVAFAIWPFELDGLGDALAGQVFEIGGSAMMNDVQPELRSGSVSPVAYDDDRVGIHAMLYPQPFGIQAEWNWGRGPEYDRASQSILTKKLHGGYVQMMYRVPMGSIGALMPYGRWQYYRGGWKAGTNAPRLETDELELGIEWQPWKALEFTLAFARMKRAEADERRTGRAEGNLIRTQVQWNY, translated from the coding sequence ATGGGGGCAAGGACGTTCGAAACCGGGTTATTGATCGCGGGCGTGCTGGCGCTGACGCCGCAGGCGGCGAGCGCCCAGAGCAATGCGGAACTTCAGCGCCAGATCGATGAGTTGAAGGCGCAGGTACAGGCGCTGACATCGGCGCTCGCCGCCAGCAAGTCTGCGCCGGCCGCTGCCGAGCCTGTCGCGGCCGCTCCTGCGCCCGCCGCCGCGCCAGCCGCCTCCCTGGCCGCCGCGCCCGACCAGCCGCCGGCCGCCACGCCGGCATCGGATCCGGCGCCCCGGTCGAAGGCGTGGTACGAACGGCTGTCGCTTCGGGGCTATACCCAGATGCGCTACAATGCCTTCCTGTCCGGTGACGATAGCGCGCCTGCGGGCGTTTCCCGCCTGCGTTCGGTGCATGACAGCTCGATCTCGGACCGAGGCGGCTTTTCGCTGCGCCGTGCCCGGCTGGTGCTTCAGGGCGACGTTTCCGACCGCGTCTCGCTCTATCTTCAGTCCGATTTCGCCACGGCGGTGAACAATCAGGCGGGAAGCGAGCGGCGGGAGGGATTCGCCCAGTTGCGGGACGCCTATGCGGACGTCTTCCTCGACAAGGGGAAGGATTTTCGCCTGCGCTTCGGCCAGTCCAAGGTGCCCTTCGGCTGGGAGAACATGCAATCCTCCTCCAACCGCCTGACGCTTGATCGCAGCGACGCGATAAACAGCGCGGTGCCCGGCGAACGCGACCTTGGCATCGTGGGCTATTACACGCCGCCTTCGGTGCAGAAGATATGGGACCGGCTGGCGCATGACGGGCAAAAGCTGTTCGGCAATTACGGTGCGTTCGGCATCGGCGCCTTCAACGGGCAGGGCACCAACAGGACGGAACAGAATCGCGGCCTGATGAAGGTCGCCTTCGCCATCTGGCCGTTCGAACTGGACGGTCTGGGCGACGCGTTGGCGGGGCAGGTGTTCGAAATCGGCGGCTCCGCGATGATGAACGACGTGCAGCCCGAACTGCGCAGCGGCTCGGTCAGTCCGGTGGCCTATGACGACGATCGCGTCGGCATCCATGCCATGCTCTACCCTCAGCCCTTCGGCATCCAGGCGGAGTGGAACTGGGGCAGGGGGCCGGAATATGACCGCGCCAGCCAGTCCATCCTGACGAAGAAGCTGCATGGCGGCTATGTGCAGATGATGTATCGCGTGCCCATGGGTTCGATCGGCGCGCTGATGCCCTATGGCCGCTGGCAATATTATCGCGGCGGGTGGAAAGCAGGGACCAACGCGCCGCGCCTGGAAACCGACGAACTGGAACTGGGCATCGAATGGCAGCCATGGAAGGCGCTGGAATTCACCCTTGCCTTCGCCCGGATGAAACGCGCCGAAGCCGACGAGCGCCGCACCGGCCGCGCCGAAGGCAATCTTATCCGCACGCAGGTGCAGTGGAATTATTGA
- a CDS encoding alginate export family protein, whose product MTGSVRLRLEEIEGQARAGFDRDDGLFNIRTQLMAEYRSGAFRAGAELFDSRAYGADPGTPISTNEVNAMELVQAYVAGDIEEPLGKGSKLSLMAGRFTLNLGSRRLVAADDYRNTTNGYTGLRADLAAPGGVKAVFIYTLPQQRRPDDADGVRNKRVRFDHEGFDLVLWGGIVGKADAIGPAMAEFSYFHLGERDEPGRPTRDRSLDTFGGRIMSEPETGRFDYEVEAFYQTGSVSASLASGSPRQSVAASFLHVDAGYSFGGSWKPRLSLEFDRASGDRRGGRQGRFDTLFGMRRADLAPAGLYNALARTNIVTPGIRLEATPDKRWDWFATYRALWLASRTDAFSSTGVRDAIGRSGSFAGHQVEGRVRYWILPSRLRFEFDGLLLARGRFLRDAPNAPAGRWTRYTSFNLTASF is encoded by the coding sequence TTGACCGGCAGCGTTCGCCTGCGCCTTGAGGAGATAGAAGGCCAGGCGCGCGCAGGGTTCGATCGCGATGACGGCCTGTTCAACATCCGCACGCAGCTTATGGCCGAATATCGGTCCGGCGCGTTCAGGGCAGGGGCGGAACTGTTCGACAGCCGGGCCTATGGCGCTGACCCCGGCACGCCGATCTCCACCAATGAGGTCAACGCGATGGAGTTGGTCCAGGCCTATGTCGCGGGCGACATAGAGGAGCCGCTGGGCAAGGGCAGCAAGCTCAGCCTGATGGCGGGGCGGTTCACGCTGAACCTCGGCTCCCGCCGGCTCGTCGCCGCCGACGATTATCGCAATACCACCAATGGCTATACTGGCCTGCGCGCCGACCTGGCCGCGCCCGGCGGGGTCAAGGCGGTCTTCATCTACACCCTGCCGCAGCAGCGTCGTCCCGACGATGCCGACGGCGTCCGCAACAAGCGGGTGCGTTTCGATCATGAGGGTTTCGATCTGGTGCTGTGGGGCGGCATCGTCGGCAAGGCCGATGCGATCGGCCCGGCCATGGCGGAATTCAGCTATTTCCACCTGGGTGAGCGGGACGAACCGGGGCGACCGACGCGGGACCGATCGCTCGATACCTTTGGCGGACGCATCATGAGCGAACCGGAAACGGGGCGGTTCGACTATGAGGTGGAGGCATTTTACCAGACCGGCAGCGTCAGCGCATCGCTTGCGTCCGGCTCGCCGCGCCAATCGGTTGCCGCCAGCTTCCTGCACGTCGATGCCGGCTACAGCTTCGGCGGATCCTGGAAGCCGCGTCTGTCGCTGGAATTCGACCGGGCGAGCGGCGATCGGCGGGGCGGGCGCCAGGGCCGCTTCGACACGCTGTTCGGCATGCGCCGGGCGGACCTGGCGCCGGCCGGTCTCTACAATGCGCTGGCGCGGACCAACATCGTGACGCCCGGCATCAGGCTGGAGGCGACGCCAGACAAGCGGTGGGACTGGTTTGCGACCTATCGCGCCCTGTGGCTGGCTTCGCGGACGGACGCCTTTTCCTCCACGGGGGTGAGGGACGCCATCGGACGGTCGGGCAGCTTCGCTGGCCATCAGGTGGAGGGGCGGGTGCGATACTGGATCCTTCCCTCACGCCTGCGGTTTGAATTCGACGGGCTTCTGCTCGCCAGGGGGCGGTTCCTGCGGGATGCGCCCAACGCGCCGGCGGGAAGATGGACGCGCTATACCTCCTTCAACCTGACCGCGAGTTTCTAG